In Humulus lupulus chromosome 7, drHumLupu1.1, whole genome shotgun sequence, the following are encoded in one genomic region:
- the LOC133789330 gene encoding histone deacetylase 9 isoform X2: protein MTGFVVAGDVGSVYFGPNHPMKPHRLCMTHHLVLSYDLHKKMEIYRPHKAYPVELAQFHSADYVDFLHRITPDSQRLFSNELAKYNLGEDCPVFENLFEFCQIYAGGTIDAARRLNNQLCDIAINWAGGLHHAKKCEASGFCYINDLVLGILELLKHHARVLYIDIDVHHGDGVEEAFYFTDRVMTVSFHKFGDKFFPGTGDVKETGEREGKFYAINVPLKDGIDDISFTRLFKTIISKVVETYQPGVIVLQCGADSLAGDRLGCFNLSIDGHAECVKFVKKFNLPLLVTGGGGYTKENVARCWTVETGVLLDTELPNEIPDNDYILYFGPEYSLKIPHGHIDNANTKSYLSTIKVQVLENLRHIQHAPSVQMQEVPPDFYIPDFDEDEQNPDERVDQQTRDKQIQRDDEYYDGDNDHDQNMEDV from the exons CATCGTCTTTGTATGACCCACCATCTCGTTCTCTCCTATGATCTCCACAAGAAGATGGAAATTTAt CGGCCTCACAAGGCATACCCAGTTGAGCTTGCTCAGTTCCATTCGGCTGATTATGTTGATTTTCTACATCGCATTACGCCCGATTCCCAGCGCTTGTTTTCCAATGAATTAGCAAAAT ATAATCTTGGAGAAGATTGCCCTGTCTTTGAGAATTTGTTTGAGTTTTGTCAAATTTATGCCGGCGGAACAATAG ATGCTGCACGCAGGTTGAACAACCAACTTTGTGACATTGCTATAAATTGGGCCGGTGGTCTACACCATGCCAAGAAGTGCGAAGCATCTGGGTTTTGTTATATAAATGACCTGGTCTTAGGAATCTTGGAGCTTTTAAAACATCATGCTCGTGTTTTGTATATTGATATCGATGTGCATCACGGTGATGGTGTTGAAGAAGCCTTTTACTTCACTGATAG GGTGATGACTGTTAGTTTTCACAAGTTTGGAGACAAGTTTTTTCCTGGAACCGGTGATGTCAAG GAAACAGGAGAGAGGGAAGGCAAGTTTTATGCCATTAATGTTCCACTCAAGGATGGAATAGATGACATTAGCTTCACTCGTCTTTTCAAAACT ATTATTTCCAAGGTTGTTGAAACGTATCAACCAGGGGTCATAGTTCTCCAGTGTGGAGCAGATTCACTAGCTGGAGATCGCTTAGGCTGCTTCAATCTCTCCATTGATG GTCATGCTGAGTGTGTTAAGTTTGTGAAGAAATTCAATTTGCCCTTACTG GTTACTGGTGGCGGTGGATACACAAAAGAGAACGTTGCTCGATGTTGGACTGTTGAAACTGGAGTTCTTCTAGACACAGAGCTTCCAAATG agaTCCCAGATAACGATTACATTCTATATTTCGGCCCAGAATATTCATTGAAGATTCCACATGGGCACATA GATAATGCGAACACCAAATCGTATCTTAGCACGATCAAAGTGCAGGTCTTGGAGAATCTTCGTCACATTCAACATGCTCCTAGTGTACAAATGCAGGAg GTTCCTCCAGACTTCTATATCCCCGATTTCGATGAAGATGAGCAGAACCCAGACGAACGAGTAGATC AGCAAACCCGAGACAAACAAATCCAGCGGGATGACGAATATTACGATGGAGACAATGACCATGATCAGAACATGGAAGATGTGTAA
- the LOC133789330 gene encoding histone deacetylase 9 isoform X1: MRSKDRISYFYDGDVGSVYFGPNHPMKPHRLCMTHHLVLSYDLHKKMEIYRPHKAYPVELAQFHSADYVDFLHRITPDSQRLFSNELAKYNLGEDCPVFENLFEFCQIYAGGTIDAARRLNNQLCDIAINWAGGLHHAKKCEASGFCYINDLVLGILELLKHHARVLYIDIDVHHGDGVEEAFYFTDRVMTVSFHKFGDKFFPGTGDVKETGEREGKFYAINVPLKDGIDDISFTRLFKTIISKVVETYQPGVIVLQCGADSLAGDRLGCFNLSIDGHAECVKFVKKFNLPLLVTGGGGYTKENVARCWTVETGVLLDTELPNEIPDNDYILYFGPEYSLKIPHGHIDNANTKSYLSTIKVQVLENLRHIQHAPSVQMQEVPPDFYIPDFDEDEQNPDERVDQQTRDKQIQRDDEYYDGDNDHDQNMEDV, translated from the exons CATCGTCTTTGTATGACCCACCATCTCGTTCTCTCCTATGATCTCCACAAGAAGATGGAAATTTAt CGGCCTCACAAGGCATACCCAGTTGAGCTTGCTCAGTTCCATTCGGCTGATTATGTTGATTTTCTACATCGCATTACGCCCGATTCCCAGCGCTTGTTTTCCAATGAATTAGCAAAAT ATAATCTTGGAGAAGATTGCCCTGTCTTTGAGAATTTGTTTGAGTTTTGTCAAATTTATGCCGGCGGAACAATAG ATGCTGCACGCAGGTTGAACAACCAACTTTGTGACATTGCTATAAATTGGGCCGGTGGTCTACACCATGCCAAGAAGTGCGAAGCATCTGGGTTTTGTTATATAAATGACCTGGTCTTAGGAATCTTGGAGCTTTTAAAACATCATGCTCGTGTTTTGTATATTGATATCGATGTGCATCACGGTGATGGTGTTGAAGAAGCCTTTTACTTCACTGATAG GGTGATGACTGTTAGTTTTCACAAGTTTGGAGACAAGTTTTTTCCTGGAACCGGTGATGTCAAG GAAACAGGAGAGAGGGAAGGCAAGTTTTATGCCATTAATGTTCCACTCAAGGATGGAATAGATGACATTAGCTTCACTCGTCTTTTCAAAACT ATTATTTCCAAGGTTGTTGAAACGTATCAACCAGGGGTCATAGTTCTCCAGTGTGGAGCAGATTCACTAGCTGGAGATCGCTTAGGCTGCTTCAATCTCTCCATTGATG GTCATGCTGAGTGTGTTAAGTTTGTGAAGAAATTCAATTTGCCCTTACTG GTTACTGGTGGCGGTGGATACACAAAAGAGAACGTTGCTCGATGTTGGACTGTTGAAACTGGAGTTCTTCTAGACACAGAGCTTCCAAATG agaTCCCAGATAACGATTACATTCTATATTTCGGCCCAGAATATTCATTGAAGATTCCACATGGGCACATA GATAATGCGAACACCAAATCGTATCTTAGCACGATCAAAGTGCAGGTCTTGGAGAATCTTCGTCACATTCAACATGCTCCTAGTGTACAAATGCAGGAg GTTCCTCCAGACTTCTATATCCCCGATTTCGATGAAGATGAGCAGAACCCAGACGAACGAGTAGATC AGCAAACCCGAGACAAACAAATCCAGCGGGATGACGAATATTACGATGGAGACAATGACCATGATCAGAACATGGAAGATGTGTAA